Below is a window of Cataglyphis hispanica isolate Lineage 1 chromosome 2, ULB_Chis1_1.0, whole genome shotgun sequence DNA.
AAGCACGGATTCGGGAGCAATTGGTACAGAGACGGCAGCTATTACGAAGGAATGTTTCGGAAAAACAAACGGGACGGTTACGGTGAGATTTGGTATAAATGCGGCAGTGGATATTATCAAGGCACATGGCTGAACGATCGTTATCATGGAGAAGGGATACTCATTCAAAGTAcgcatgaaatttttaaatacaacttcgcaaaataaatttgctttaaaatatttgtcattttttttctccctttaaTGACATATTACATAGAGaatgatacatttttctcCTTAATTGCTTGCTTGATCTTATTCTCGTTTGGCGCATTAACTTTAAGCTCCCTTATTAGTCTCTTATTCAAGCGCGAGATACTCTTctgaaaattcataaatatttatcctaAAATCCCCCATAGAAAATGGTAATATCTACGAGGGTCAATTTATAAATGGCAAGAAGGAAGGTCGAGGGGTCTTCTATCACTTTGACAGCCGTCAAGTGCAGATCGGTCATTGGGAGAACGACATCTGTATCAACAGCACGATAGAGGACATCGACTATCACTGACAGTCAAGCTTTATATccgatattattacatattccaAGGATAAATAGTCAAGCAGTGCTGCACTTATAAGTGCCTTGCGTCATCTCTCGtttatgttttctttaatCGATTTAGACATACATGTTTCATGTGTTATCTGTCCTTTCCGCATTTACAGcgaacgaaaaatataatccgTGCGTGATTTCGTAACTATGTCCGTTTCATTTTGATAATCGCGTCGCTATTATATAGCGTTGATTTGCGCGCcgtaaaagtataattttacgaataataatcaaacatattCGACTTTCATCGTAATCgaaatataacacatattaAATTACCCACTAAATCATGTATATACGAGTCCGGTTCTCCCACGTcttgatatttcatttatttttatgataatcgtAACATATGTACctcaaattaatgtatttacatGTTGAGATATTGATTGTAAAGGAAATCACTGCGCGGTCgcgaatcaaaaatatattttcgagaaaagtATTAACTTTCTGCATATCGAAtggcaaatttatataacgcaaaatatttgttgtataTTATTCGTACGTGTTTGACAACTTGCAGAGATAGTTAAGAAATGTAAACGTTAATCgcgtttttcgaaaataagcacgttttttgtttcaataaaaagataagtaCATTCAACTGCATAGTCAGCCGATCGCGTCACCTTCTGATAAAAGGCTATCGCGTTCTTTAAACTGCGGGTCTCGATATATCTTCTCAGAATTAGAACGCACTATTATTCTTCCTACTTTTAAGTCGCAACGCGAATGAAGGAATGTATTCTGTGCCTACATATACAATGacattttatcaaactttGTCTCCTTCCTAAAACACTGACACTGCGATGCTTTCACATCATCAATGAGTAGAGTTTCATTGTACttacattaatttacatcACAGAAGACACgcgtataaaaacaaaaaagaaaaaagaaaacaggaAGATCTTATTTGACCGAACTTTCAAACATCTGCAGCGCGTGTATGAACACAAAGAGAGCGGTCATTTGTCATGTTCTTCGTGAGTAACTTACGTATACACTCGAAAGATTTCGTTTCCCAGTGGGAGATCTTTCAAGAAACACCGCGGTATTCATCGCAGCATCCGCATACTGTAACAGATCTCTGCCCCTCTCGCCTCGTATTTCACGAGGCAACTTTTTGCgcgttcaatttaaaataatccgGCAACAGGGAAGATTGAGAAGACCGGTTCAAACGATATGCGTTGCGCCGGTCCGTAGAAGATTGACACCATTTCTGCCCTCCACATCCGTGGACTCGATTTGCTCCTTTAGTAACTCGAGCTCTCGTATTCCTGACACCGTAACCTCGTACTTATGCGCGACCAAGCTCCGATAAAAGTGTATCGCGAACGCGAGGAAGATTATCAGTACCGGTATCATCACTATGCAGGCCGACCAGGCGGCCACCTTTGAAAAGTCGTAGAACTTCACCCAACAGAGTATCGCAATCTCCAGTAGAAACAACAGGAGCCCGAGTAACGTAGAAAAGGCCCACGCGATCTCGATATACCAATGTAAACGTTCGTGCGGCGACTCGTGCACGAGGCTTATACTGTGCAGATTACAGACGGCCTCGATGTTTGGTAATATGCACGTGGATATCATCAGCGCCAGCATGTGAACAGCTACTAGGAGAGTTGTGCACACGGCGAAGGCAATCAGCATCGCGTCGGGAACTTTTGTTTTCTCAGTCAACTGTACCTCCACCATGGCAACCTGTATAATGAtcgattatgattttatactGATTATCGTACATTatcgagaatatattaaagattccAAGATGTTCTGCGACATCAAGCTTGcgatcaagaaaaaataaaactgaaaaatatatgtatataatttaaatttttgacgatctaaatatttgaatttaaactCGCATATTCCCGGGATATAAAGCATCTCTTCAACTCGCaagaattttctcatttttgctcaataaatttatgttggattttattaacattcaaAATTGCATTTCATCGTATCTTGATTAATCATTGCGAAAGACACGTAtctatttatgaataatcttGACAATATAAAGGAgtcgcaataaaaaatttatcgctcCACACGTAGAAGGATTTATCGTATGTTTCCTTACCATAGCAAAACCGGAAAGCAGGGCCGATGTTTTACTGGACGCCTTGAGCTTCGCGCGGCTCAGCTGTAGTTTTCTCCAAGACAGGTAACCCGGCGTGTGAAGGCCATCCCCCGCTTGCGACATCGTCGACTGGCGAACAGAACGAAGGCAGAAATGGCAAATTAGTTCAGACTGGGACAAAAAggcgcgcaataaaataaaataaaataaaataaaaggaggTACGCGACCGTGTTCTCGTCACACACCGGACTAAAGCGTctgcgatattaattttgcaatcagACGTAATTCGCCGATGAAAGCTTAAGCccgaataaaaaagagagagggacaCATACCGAAGATCGATGGCAACGTCGGTGCCAATGGGAGCACTTGCCAAAAGTCCCGCGTAGGACAAAAAACCAATGGGTGCTGAACGAAACaaataataacgaaaattaatgaaaacataGAAAAGAGAATATGAGCGAATGTGATGAAAGATCGACTACGTGCGTCTTGCGGGAAGTCTGGCAAGCATGAGAAgagacacacatacacatatacacacgcgcGAGCGTCTTTCGATGAACTGATGCATGCATTAATGAGGGAGACACGTGATTTACGCGATGTTTCTATTTGTCGGAAGTATGTTACTTAATTCGATTCGTAAATGACGATCTTGAAATTTCCGATCGTCAGTGCGAacgaaatattgcaaatacgtcaaacttaaaaaatatatatataaatatataaaatgctaaaTGCAAGAAATACGCAGAACAAAAAATAGTTCGAGCAGCATATTTCCATTACGAAGCGTAAAATATTCGCTTGTTTAGAAAAACTGACCTCGCAATCGACGAAATCCGATATATGCGTTCTCGAATATTTCCGATACTCGGCGATTCGCGTGacaatctatttattatgcatCCAAGTacgataattgaaattaattatgagtGTAAATACAttaagcaattaaataatcggTTTCTTTCCTCGCTCTAAATACTTTCAGTACTGAATACAGTTatgtcttaatataaaatgatatgaaaATGATGACTAGAAATGAGATGAAGACACATTTGTCATACGATACCGATACCAGACTTTCGTTTGTTTAGCTAAAAAGAGATACGAGTGTCTTAATTATCAATCTATCTGTTATTTCGACAATTTGATATACAAATAGTACTTTTAAGTACATCTTACAGTAGTATcgcatcaaaatataaattcctcGGATTACATCATTTTGTGAACAATGAGCAGATGGTTACAAATGAGCAGCGTACAACCATACATGAGAGCAATAAATAGAAAGaggaagtatatatatatatgtatgtatatatgtatgatgagAGGGGAACATCATATCTTACGTCACATTTATAGATAATCATATCGCTAATTGCCGTAAACTCCCAATGGCCTAATGCAACATCTCAAAAAACATGCGATtatatgcgatattttttcgaaacagGAACAGTTAATTGATTAACGTAACTACAAAAATTAACTCGTAAATTAATTCGTAAATCGTAGCAAGCATATATCACAAacacaaaaatacatatgcatggaaaaaatctaaattaggcaaatatgtatatttaagatGTGatgtttaagatattttacacacatttatttgataaaaatattttgtaaattaaattacaagaatACGAAGATAATTCACCacatgcaaatgaaaaaaaaagatacgagaGTATGATATTACGATGTTATCGTTATGAATGACATCCGGATAATTATCAGTACGTAATACATTCAGAATAAAGCATTGAAAAACATGCGCGATTAATCGTGCGCTCAAAGTCAAATGTAACAACAGTATTCGAATCGACGAATATAActagattttaaaaaagacacGCGTCATCGAGACGAACGGAATAAAACGCAATGAAATTGATATGTCATCTATTCATCGATCAATTGATCAATCGAATAATCAACGTGCTTACGTTGCTTTAAAGCGGCGGTTAAAGGCGCTATTATGGATTCAAAGAAAACGAAGctcattatttgttaaaaataattctacacGTGCGTTTACGGAAATCGTGTCTAATCTAACATTGTTGTAACAAGTGTTATTCTgctactattttttttccgaacgactcaatttttttcgtaacaCATTCGAATTGATCACaggataagattttttaaattgtatataaaataaaaagcgtgaaaccgattttaatttaatctgttCCTGCAAtagtaatttttgataaaagtttataaatgatatgacACATGATTTTATATCTGCAATGAGAGATGATGTGTAAAaagtatttgtataaataatttgtaaaagtttATGTGAAAGCATAATAAGTTTACTGATtccaaaaaataacatatgtcaacaaaacaaaaatatatatctgaaatatgaaatttgaaCATGTTAACGATAATCGATCTTGGAATCGAGAAAGTATAccttaaatattcaaattaagtCTCTTGAATATCCgcggtaataaaaaaatcacagtCAATTGTCTCaaaccgacgacgacgacgagtaTGTACATACTGGGAGCAGGAACAGTAATAACACGAGGACAAGAAAATGACATGGAATGGTATAAGAACACGTGCGGCAGAGGACGcagaatagaaagagaagacgCTTATGTTACAAGTCGCGCATGTCGCGCGGTGAGGATGAGGAGAAAAGAATAAGGATACGGTAAAGATCCACGATAAGGATCGGACGGGGAATAAATAGATGTGTACCGACCTGACAGTAGTGGTGGTCGTGGTACGGCTTGTGAAAGCAGTGGCCGTCAGGGTTGCGCAGGTGTGCGTGCGCTACGTGTACGTGGATCGGCAGGTGCGAAGTGGGAAGCACCTCTCCGCCGCTCTGCGCGGCAAACACTGTATTGCGTCCGGTGCTGGTCGACCATACGGACATCAGGCTTGATCCTCGCGCGTTTCTGTCCGGAGCTGAAACGAAAcgaattcaatataaaacgGCCTTCTTCTGGTCACGCGCTTATCTACGTAAAGGAGAAAAACAACCATTCaacaaatgtcaaaaaatgaaatattagaataaaagagagattagAATAAAAGAGACGCGCAGGAAAACGTAGGAACGACATGGGTGCACATAATGTGGATATTAAGAGctgatattattatcattttgtctatattttatttttgaaattatttcaaatatattagacTAATAGCTAGGTAAGAGAGAAAGCACTatgtaaagtttatattaatcattatgaaaaaaacatcgtaaattatattttagtttcattCGCCTTtcgatttattgcattttggACTTAATATCTTgccatgtaaatttattaatatatacagagtcTAAATGTTCCGGccaaatttggattttatatagtaaatttaattctgaacaaaaagtttcctataaacatggatcgaacaactttttaaggaagcatttctCAACTCATGGTTATACGAAACTTTTTgtgcagaattaaatttcctttaaaatctcaaagtctggtcGGAATGTTTAACAATAAGTCCaccttgtatattatttatattatattaatttaatattttacatattaaataatctcttttatattatattatattaagtatattattctttatttattataacttttaagtTTCAACATTATTCGATTTCTGCTATGTAGTAGAAAGTAATATAGAGAGCCTCTTAAAGAGAAGCTcaagaaaatttctctttattttagatCGCATCAATCTTAATTGTTCTCATCACTTCATCTCATGATAGCGTTTAATAATGTAGGACGGCATAATAGGCGCTAAAGAAAGTGTCATAAAATTGTGGCTGACCATAAGTCAGCGCTTCAATATGCAAACGTGATGATATTTCAACACTCTACAAAATTCgatttcaaaatatcaatGCCACAAACgatgcataataaattatacgagtcaaaatgcataaaaaaaaaaaatatcttgtattttataacgCACCAAAAAATACAGCTGAAAAAGTGAATAAGTATATCTTCAactcattttgttttttctcagTTTATGATTAGTTTCGTCCGGTCTCGAGTTCGGCGAGAACAATAAACAATGGAGATTTACCGTCGCGAAACGTGACACGCTGTTCGATTTGCTTTAACAAGCACGCTAATTGAACCACTCATGCGAGACGTACACATTGTCGGCCGAGAAGGATCTCATCTGTCAGTCAGTAGCCGGAGCGATCGAAAAATCCGCATCGTGCGATGTAATAGAGGCCGGCGAACGGATGTAGAATTTCTCAAGTGAGAGAATTTGAGAACATTGAGATAATGatcttattattaacatattcacCCATCATATGTAATAGGAGTTGTTTTCGAAAATCCACTCGTCGCAGCAGAATCAtatttgagagaaagaaattttttcccaGATTGATCAATCAAACTTTACTATACTTCGAGTTATACGACgagtagatttttaaatttgaaaaaggaaaaagtcaCCAAATAAAGCGACATACGAAATGATGTAATAAATCAGAtacgtatatgcatatataaatgtttgtcCTAACTCTTACTTAGAAACTTACTAACTTGAGGATGACATACCGCGTGCGCGTCTCCGTAAATTTATGCGTTCACTGTCACGTCGAATATGTTTTCTTGTAACGCGTGCAAGGTCATAAATGTGATGCATGCTCGCGGAAAGCGGTCTGGGTCAAACCTCACCGTTGAAAAGGATTACTTGATCCGAATACGTACACATCACTTatggttaaaatattaaatgtaaaaaaaatgcgcaatctttttcaatattaaaattttttaagttttttgcaTCGCTATAATTTACGCTTCTATCACGAAAATGTACgtcaaattacataaaaaaaaatacacatcaaTGTAACAAACTcacaaaaaacttaattttaagcTTCATTTATgagttaaaatatgattaatatctcTACATCtgttccttttctttttgttatatcatttcgtttattttatctttttttttttgatagcgCTCTATCTTAAAAgtacaaaacaaattaatttaaaatcttaatgataaaatcttctgaaagattatttattaaatttggaaTCGATATTTctcagtttttttaataaaaaatcgattgatatttaaaagctTCATAATTATATCCAATTATATCGAATTTGTCTATATGatctttaataagaatttcaaTCGCAAATTCAATTACatcatataaaacaataaaatattttatagtatttaatgtttattaaacattatattttataaataaaacaaaattaaaaaaaataaacacatcTTGACTTATCTCCGAAATATCCTTTGATATTAACATTGTTTGTAAACACAAATATGTCGGTATAACATATAGTGAGCTCGATTTAGACATAGCACGCATATCTGACGAATATTTAAAGtcgtttttctcgaaaaacgaagcctcgtataaaaaaaaaatgttattttacattttcgatttattttttcatatataaaaaatctcctTTCCGTTTGTACCACCAATTCcgagacaccctatatattatattatattctaaaaattatattattatatacagaaactttttaaactttttttatctccttCTTAAGAATAAAAGCACCCACACATTTAGTATGTCTCatcttattt
It encodes the following:
- the LOC126855461 gene encoding calcium release-activated calcium channel protein 1 isoform X4, translated to MSQAGDGLHTPGYLSWRKLQLSRAKLKASSKTSALLSGFAMVAMVEVQLTEKTKVPDAMLIAFAVCTTLLVAVHMLALMISTCILPNIEAVCNLHSISLVHESPHERLHWYIEIAWAFSTLLGLLLFLLEIAILCWVKFYDFSKVAAWSACIVMIPVLIIFLAFAIHFYRSLVAHKYEVTVSGIRELELLKEQIESTDVEGRNGVNLLRTGATHIV
- the LOC126855461 gene encoding calcium release-activated calcium channel protein 1 isoform X1 gives rise to the protein MAAVMNMETRRRIDAGCKSSPDRNARGSSLMSVWSTSTGRNTVFAAQSGGEVLPTSHLPIHVHVAHAHLRNPDGHCFHKPYHDHHYCQSTMSQAGDGLHTPGYLSWRKLQLSRAKLKASSKTSALLSGFAMVAMVEVQLTEKTKVPDAMLIAFAVCTTLLVAVHMLALMISTCILPNIEAVCNLHSISLVHESPHERLHWYIEIAWAFSTLLGLLLFLLEIAILCWVKFYDFSKVAAWSACIVMIPVLIIFLAFAIHFYRSLVAHKYEVTVSGIRELELLKEQIESTDVEGRNGVNLLRTGATHIV
- the LOC126855461 gene encoding calcium release-activated calcium channel protein 1 isoform X3; this encodes MSVWSTSTGRNTVFAAQSGGEVLPTSHLPIHVHVAHAHLRNPDGHCFHKPYHDHHYCQSTMSQAGDGLHTPGYLSWRKLQLSRAKLKASSKTSALLSGFAMVAMVEVQLTEKTKVPDAMLIAFAVCTTLLVAVHMLALMISTCILPNIEAVCNLHSISLVHESPHERLHWYIEIAWAFSTLLGLLLFLLEIAILCWVKFYDFSKVAAWSACIVMIPVLIIFLAFAIHFYRSLVAHKYEVTVSGIRELELLKEQIESTDVEGRNGVNLLRTGATHIV
- the LOC126855461 gene encoding calcium release-activated calcium channel protein 1 isoform X2 gives rise to the protein MAAVMNMETRRRIDAGSPDRNARGSSLMSVWSTSTGRNTVFAAQSGGEVLPTSHLPIHVHVAHAHLRNPDGHCFHKPYHDHHYCQSTMSQAGDGLHTPGYLSWRKLQLSRAKLKASSKTSALLSGFAMVAMVEVQLTEKTKVPDAMLIAFAVCTTLLVAVHMLALMISTCILPNIEAVCNLHSISLVHESPHERLHWYIEIAWAFSTLLGLLLFLLEIAILCWVKFYDFSKVAAWSACIVMIPVLIIFLAFAIHFYRSLVAHKYEVTVSGIRELELLKEQIESTDVEGRNGVNLLRTGATHIV